From a region of the Campylobacter showae genome:
- a CDS encoding TrbM/KikA/MpfK family conjugal transfer protein: MKKLVFSLIVGAIFAASGATAKETSAKDTATKASAPKEFGDVFTGDKKLACEAVLCLASATRPPECAPSLKKYYSITAKKAHKQAQKRKAFLDLCPR; the protein is encoded by the coding sequence ATGAAAAAACTAGTTTTTAGTTTGATCGTAGGCGCAATTTTTGCAGCAAGCGGCGCGACCGCAAAAGAGACGAGTGCAAAGGATACGGCGACGAAGGCGTCCGCTCCAAAAGAGTTCGGCGACGTGTTTACCGGCGATAAGAAGCTGGCATGCGAAGCGGTGCTATGCCTCGCGAGCGCTACGCGTCCGCCGGAATGCGCCCCAAGCCTTAAAAAGTACTATTCGATTACGGCTAAAAAGGCGCACAAGCAGGCTCAAAAAAGAAAAGCATTTTTGGATCTGTGTCCAAGATGA
- a CDS encoding toprim domain-containing protein, whose amino-acid sequence MKENLVELALDEILKNNGYFEKRDKSSRNYKTLTNDYGDTIVISRQSNGHYLYFNPNDSTDRGNIYSFAKNRGVEVKDLIDEDKIKDIKELQNNTIYKATTKKIDNEIIEKFKKLDKTSKNSFLVLKRKLSAELLAQFSSLKKDGKYQNAVVPTYTLASVQTDAGTKEFLKQSGTISYLSKPLTHDPQGKPYDKPIKQLCNGNKGLEILKADNAHKSPKDFKSIIISESMIDTLSFCEMRGINLQETLLCSTNGQISAAQKDAIKALRKLAPDAKFTLAFDNDDRGKEFGRIVEQIVPNASREMPILKDFNDDLVVGKALGLAARNISKESILKPLGELGKKVEYLSKKYDFLEPCAKNERVNELLRFNPSKFKEIASKVQRLAGMRECFKRLDLVERKIDGEYSRAI is encoded by the coding sequence ATGAAAGAAAATCTAGTCGAGCTTGCACTTGACGAAATTTTAAAAAACAACGGCTACTTTGAAAAAAGAGACAAAAGTAGCCGGAACTATAAAACGCTTACGAACGACTATGGCGATACGATAGTCATATCGCGCCAATCAAACGGCCACTACTTATATTTTAATCCAAACGATAGCACCGATCGGGGCAATATTTACAGCTTCGCTAAAAATCGCGGAGTAGAAGTAAAAGATTTAATAGACGAAGACAAAATAAAAGATATAAAAGAATTACAAAACAATACTATATACAAAGCAACTACTAAAAAAATCGATAATGAAATAATAGAAAAATTTAAAAAATTAGATAAGACGAGCAAAAATTCATTTTTAGTCCTCAAAAGAAAATTAAGCGCCGAGCTCTTGGCGCAATTTAGCAGCCTAAAAAAGGACGGCAAATACCAAAACGCAGTCGTGCCAACATACACGTTAGCGTCGGTACAAACGGACGCCGGCACGAAAGAATTTTTAAAGCAAAGCGGAACGATAAGCTATCTCTCAAAGCCCTTAACGCACGATCCGCAAGGAAAACCTTACGATAAGCCAATCAAGCAGCTTTGCAACGGAAACAAGGGGCTAGAAATTTTAAAAGCCGATAACGCGCATAAAAGCCCCAAAGATTTTAAAAGTATCATAATCAGCGAGAGCATGATCGACACGCTATCGTTTTGCGAAATGAGAGGGATAAATTTACAAGAGACGCTGCTATGCTCGACCAATGGGCAAATATCGGCGGCGCAAAAAGATGCGATTAAGGCGCTTCGCAAACTCGCCCCGGATGCAAAATTTACGCTAGCGTTCGATAATGACGATCGCGGCAAGGAGTTTGGCAGGATCGTAGAACAGATAGTGCCCAACGCCAGCAGGGAAATGCCGATATTAAAGGATTTTAACGATGATTTGGTAGTCGGCAAGGCATTAGGGCTAGCAGCGCGCAATATCAGCAAAGAAAGCATTTTAAAGCCTTTGGGCGAGCTTGGCAAGAAAGTAGAGTATTTATCAAAGAAATATGATTTTTTAGAGCCTTGCGCAAAGAATGAGCGCGTAAATGAGCTTTTAAGATTTAATCCTTCAAAATTTAAAGAGATAGCCTCAAAGGTGCAGCGTTTAGCCGGAATGAGAGAATGCTTTAAGCGACTTGATCTCGTCGAAAGAAAAATCGACGGGGAGTATTCTAGGGCTATATGA
- a CDS encoding tyrosine-type recombinase/integrase — protein sequence MKNLEKNKNIYVQHGRFYIDCQRDGVRIRRATGLKKSPLAFDFVRKNYDLFLGSKSDIAEAKRRYRELEDLQTDRLLRKGEKDAGATKNSSEFSFDSVIDRLLAEKSFLKDKTRRLYVIMSHTITEFLSSNGIFYLADFERHHSVEFVKFCKDKGLKDSSISGYCSFFKMVFRYAVNNDIISKNPFFIPRFKQHLDELEDEKFPPFSLDEILELIKNADDELRLFLVVAFFTGARTGEILALTFGDLDFENRQIRINKTLSDVGIVDSPKTKSSNRTIDMLQIVYNELIKLDSSDKGQRIFRLSRSMMRLKFNDLQAKLGYNTRRLYDTRHSFASVMLSRGEEPMWVGCKMMGHKDLNETYRSYAKYLPKEVKQRAVFLNDVVI from the coding sequence ATGAAAAATTTAGAAAAAAATAAAAATATCTATGTGCAGCACGGACGTTTTTATATCGATTGCCAAAGGGACGGCGTTAGAATTCGCCGTGCTACGGGTCTTAAAAAATCGCCTCTGGCGTTTGATTTCGTTCGTAAAAATTATGATTTATTTCTCGGCTCTAAATCCGATATCGCGGAGGCTAAACGCCGGTATCGCGAGCTCGAGGACTTGCAGACCGACAGGCTCCTTAGAAAAGGGGAGAAAGACGCCGGCGCTACTAAAAATTCTAGCGAGTTTAGCTTTGATAGCGTGATCGATCGCCTCCTTGCCGAGAAGTCCTTTTTAAAGGATAAAACTAGGCGACTTTACGTGATTATGAGCCATACGATCACAGAATTTTTAAGCTCTAATGGTATTTTTTACCTAGCCGACTTTGAGAGGCATCACAGCGTAGAATTCGTTAAATTTTGCAAGGATAAAGGATTAAAAGATAGCTCCATTAGCGGCTACTGCTCCTTTTTTAAGATGGTTTTTCGATATGCCGTAAATAATGACATAATCTCCAAAAATCCGTTTTTTATTCCTAGATTTAAGCAGCATCTCGATGAATTAGAGGATGAAAAATTTCCACCGTTTAGCCTTGATGAAATTTTAGAACTCATTAAAAATGCCGACGACGAGCTGCGGCTGTTTTTGGTCGTGGCGTTCTTTACCGGTGCTAGAACCGGTGAAATTTTAGCTCTTACTTTCGGCGATCTCGACTTTGAAAATAGGCAAATCCGGATAAATAAAACGCTTTCGGACGTCGGCATCGTGGATTCGCCCAAAACTAAATCTAGCAACCGCACGATCGATATGCTGCAAATCGTCTATAATGAGCTTATAAAGCTTGATAGCAGCGACAAAGGTCAGCGGATTTTTAGGCTTTCTCGGTCTATGATGCGACTTAAATTTAATGATTTGCAAGCAAAACTTGGCTATAATACTCGTAGGCTTTACGATACTAGACATTCATTTGCTTCCGTCATGCTAAGTCGCGGCGAGGAGCCTATGTGGGTGGGTTGCAAAATGATGGGTCATAAGGATTTGAACGAGACTTATCGTTCCTATGCGAAGTATCTGCCAAAAGAAGTTAAACAAAGGGCAGTTTTTTTAAATGACGTCGTCATTTAA
- a CDS encoding Do family serine endopeptidase: protein MKKIMILSLATSCAIFAASINFNEPAEDFTRINPEFNKNVVLSYNSSIADAKKSVVNISTTKTVSSNVADMNDMFSDPFFKDFFGFQFNIPQEKQKSSSLGSGVVISNDGYIVTNNHVVEDSDEIVVTLLDSDKEYKAKIIGTDPKTDLAIIKIDAKELKAIPFADSAKLMEGDIVFAIGNPFGVGGSITQGIVSGLNKDNIGLNQYENFIQTDASINPGNSGGALVDSRGYLVGINSAILSRSGGNNGIGFAIPSNMTKDIAKKLIEDGKIERGYIGVMIANLNEQQKEIYKNKEGALISSVESGLPADVAGLKRGDLVIKIDDKEIKNANDLKNLIGSLAPNKEITLTYERSGKIETAKIKLANANTKTNTPAAKNGTAIEGLSVTAIDDNARYKYRLAPDATGILVTDVKAGSNAEKIGFEKGDIIIQIAEENIKNMDDFNKALASAKGKKTLVWVNRGGLFQGLVIK, encoded by the coding sequence ATGAAAAAGATAATGATATTATCTTTGGCTACTTCTTGCGCGATCTTTGCCGCAAGCATAAACTTTAACGAACCCGCAGAGGATTTTACGAGAATAAATCCGGAATTTAACAAAAACGTCGTCCTGTCCTACAACAGCTCTATCGCCGACGCTAAAAAATCGGTCGTAAATATCTCCACCACAAAAACCGTCAGCAGCAACGTAGCAGATATGAATGATATGTTTAGCGATCCGTTTTTCAAGGACTTTTTCGGATTTCAGTTTAACATCCCTCAAGAAAAACAAAAAAGCAGCTCGCTGGGATCTGGCGTCGTCATATCTAACGACGGCTACATCGTGACGAACAACCACGTCGTAGAAGATAGCGACGAGATCGTCGTCACGCTGCTAGATAGCGATAAAGAATATAAAGCCAAAATCATCGGCACCGACCCAAAAACCGACCTAGCCATCATAAAAATAGACGCCAAAGAGCTAAAAGCTATACCGTTTGCCGACTCGGCTAAACTGATGGAAGGCGATATCGTATTTGCCATCGGAAATCCTTTCGGCGTAGGCGGCAGCATCACTCAAGGCATAGTTTCAGGCCTAAATAAAGACAACATAGGTCTTAATCAATACGAAAATTTCATCCAAACCGACGCCTCGATAAACCCAGGCAACTCAGGCGGTGCGCTAGTCGATAGTCGCGGCTATCTAGTCGGTATAAACTCAGCCATACTTAGCCGCAGCGGCGGAAACAACGGCATCGGCTTTGCCATCCCGTCAAACATGACTAAAGATATCGCCAAAAAGCTCATCGAAGACGGCAAGATCGAGCGCGGATATATAGGAGTTATGATAGCAAATCTCAACGAACAACAAAAAGAAATCTATAAAAACAAAGAAGGAGCGCTCATTAGTAGCGTAGAAAGCGGCCTCCCTGCCGATGTCGCAGGACTAAAACGAGGCGATCTCGTAATCAAAATCGACGATAAAGAGATCAAAAATGCAAACGACCTAAAAAATCTCATCGGCTCTCTAGCTCCAAACAAAGAGATCACGCTAACCTACGAACGCTCCGGCAAAATCGAAACCGCCAAGATAAAACTAGCTAATGCCAATACAAAAACAAACACCCCGGCGGCAAAAAACGGTACGGCTATCGAGGGTCTTAGCGTCACGGCGATCGACGATAACGCAAGGTATAAATACCGCCTAGCCCCTGATGCTACAGGCATCCTAGTAACAGACGTAAAAGCTGGCTCAAATGCCGAAAAAATCGGCTTTGAAAAAGGCGACATCATCATCCAAATCGCCGAGGAAAATATCAAAAATATGGATGACTTTAACAAAGCCCTAGCAAGCGCTAAAGGCAAAAAGACGCTCGTTTGGGTTAATCGCGGCGGACTTTTCCAAGGTCTTGTTATAAAATAA
- a CDS encoding DnaJ C-terminal domain-containing protein yields the protein MSNSLYETLGVSEKATGDEIKKAYRRLARKYHPDINKDPGAEDKFKEINAAYEILSDEKKRAQYDRHGDAMFGGQNFHDFASSSGMGNLDEILKNIFGGGGFSGFSSRSGFSGFRQTGGFSGFEDDEDLDSRAKVTIPFDVAVKGGEHSINFNGENIKIKIPNGINDGEKLRIKGKGSGGRGDLILTVNIAPSDEYERDGDDLYKDVLIPLKTMMFGGKIDVKTPKKDVTIKIAENSKSGQKIRLKGYGVQNRKSGIFGDLYLRVRVSLPDINALDGELAELMKQKLPEA from the coding sequence ATGAGCAATAGTCTTTACGAAACGTTAGGGGTGTCCGAAAAGGCCACCGGCGACGAGATCAAAAAGGCCTATCGCAGGCTGGCTCGAAAGTATCATCCCGATATCAACAAAGACCCGGGCGCGGAGGATAAATTTAAAGAGATAAACGCCGCGTATGAAATTTTAAGCGACGAAAAAAAGCGCGCGCAGTACGATAGGCACGGTGACGCGATGTTTGGCGGGCAAAATTTCCACGACTTTGCGAGCAGCTCGGGTATGGGAAATTTGGACGAAATTTTAAAAAATATCTTCGGCGGAGGCGGCTTTAGCGGATTTTCAAGTAGAAGCGGCTTTAGCGGTTTTAGACAGACAGGCGGTTTTAGCGGCTTTGAGGATGATGAGGATCTAGACTCCCGCGCAAAGGTAACTATCCCGTTTGACGTAGCGGTAAAGGGCGGCGAACATTCGATAAATTTTAACGGCGAAAACATCAAAATAAAAATCCCAAACGGAATCAACGACGGCGAAAAGCTACGCATAAAAGGCAAAGGTAGCGGCGGCCGCGGAGATCTGATACTGACCGTAAATATCGCGCCTAGCGACGAGTACGAAAGAGACGGCGACGATCTATATAAAGACGTGCTAATCCCGCTAAAAACGATGATGTTTGGCGGCAAGATAGACGTAAAAACGCCTAAAAAAGACGTCACGATAAAAATCGCCGAAAACTCAAAATCCGGGCAAAAAATCAGGCTCAAAGGATACGGCGTGCAAAATAGAAAAAGCGGGATATTCGGCGATCTATACTTGCGGGTGCGCGTGTCTCTGCCGGATATAAATGCCCTAGACGGCGAGCTAGCCGAACTCATGAAGCAAAAACTCCCGGAGGCATAA
- a CDS encoding type IV secretion system protein gives MKKTLISIGAATALFFSSANAGGVPVIDVAAIAQAVVGYTQTLKDYAEQIRQYEQMVKDTLNFEKQMAELGVDMNSIYDILGDAQSMISQMQSIYDNVKNIPNDVMGDIARVQNACSFLENNSQFFGMTLGKTKSSIKSKVNRCTYALRDGANLSKSIDELTEQMNKAVDPIQRANYQAQINNIKNAEKFLQERDNIEKTNALLAFEDTFHSDDKTNPYSKAKMNDDLKQLSKQLSKSNNQKQAQALTNSILLKILENLQHQYELNINYTSTMATGKQLSESGSNKNLTEESFNQSVVEYKRNDAIFEPETKQLPKDELGLPKFVYFK, from the coding sequence ATGAAGAAAACATTAATATCTATCGGTGCGGCAACGGCGCTATTTTTTAGCAGCGCAAACGCAGGAGGCGTTCCGGTCATAGACGTGGCCGCGATAGCGCAAGCGGTGGTGGGTTACACCCAAACCCTAAAAGACTATGCCGAGCAAATCAGACAGTACGAGCAAATGGTCAAAGATACGCTAAATTTTGAAAAGCAAATGGCCGAGCTTGGCGTAGATATGAATAGTATCTACGATATACTGGGCGACGCGCAAAGTATGATCAGCCAAATGCAAAGCATCTACGACAACGTCAAAAATATCCCCAATGACGTAATGGGCGATATAGCAAGAGTACAAAATGCATGCTCGTTTTTGGAGAACAATAGCCAATTTTTCGGAATGACACTAGGAAAAACCAAAAGTTCAATCAAGAGCAAGGTCAATCGCTGCACCTACGCATTGCGAGACGGCGCAAATTTAAGCAAAAGCATAGACGAGCTGACCGAGCAGATGAATAAAGCCGTCGATCCTATCCAAAGAGCGAACTATCAAGCGCAAATCAACAACATAAAAAACGCCGAGAAATTTCTGCAAGAAAGGGATAATATCGAGAAAACAAACGCCCTGTTAGCCTTTGAAGATACGTTTCATAGCGACGATAAGACCAATCCTTACTCAAAAGCGAAAATGAACGACGATTTAAAGCAGCTTTCAAAGCAGCTAAGCAAGTCAAACAACCAAAAGCAAGCTCAAGCCCTCACGAACTCGATACTGCTTAAAATTTTAGAAAATTTACAGCACCAATACGAGCTGAATATCAACTACACCAGCACGATGGCGACCGGCAAGCAATTAAGCGAGAGTGGCAGCAATAAAAATTTAACCGAAGAGAGCTTTAATCAGTCGGTCGTAGAATACAAGCGCAACGACGCCATATTTGAGCCCGAAACCAAGCAGCTTCCGAAAGACGAGCTGGGATTACCTAAATTCGTATATTTCAAATAA
- a CDS encoding heat shock protein transcriptional repressor HspR produces MKQYEEPVYLISVVAKVLSIHPQTLRQYEREGLLEPSRTDGKMRLYSEKDMDRIKMILRLTRDLGVNLAGVDIILQLKEQIEQSEVMIKQMKEELAKMEQGGVPSKKALVKRKNSFDLIFYDDKN; encoded by the coding sequence ATGAAACAATACGAAGAACCGGTATATCTAATAAGCGTCGTAGCAAAGGTGCTCTCCATACATCCGCAGACGCTTCGCCAATACGAGCGCGAGGGGCTACTAGAGCCATCAAGAACCGATGGCAAGATGCGCCTTTACTCCGAAAAAGACATGGACCGCATCAAGATGATACTACGTCTAACGCGCGATCTTGGCGTAAATTTAGCAGGCGTCGATATCATCTTGCAGCTAAAAGAGCAGATCGAGCAGTCTGAAGTCATGATAAAGCAGATGAAAGAGGAGCTAGCCAAAATGGAGCAGGGCGGCGTGCCGTCTAAAAAGGCTCTGGTAAAGCGCAAAAATAGCTTTGATCTCATCTTTTATGATGATAAAAATTAA
- a CDS encoding response regulator transcription factor yields the protein MIKILMIEDDLELAEILTEFLAKSDMDVKTAEEPYIGLSTLNVEKFDLVILDLTLPGLDGLEVCKEIRKRHDVPIIISSARHDITDKVNALDNGADDYLPKPYDPQELLARIKSHLRRQSAVAGANLSGAKEPAREKDIAVDDFKHVITLKGEPLNLTAAEYDILKYMLQKEGGAITREEFIYNCASISEDSTNKSIDVIIGRIRGKLGDDPKEPRYIHAIRGIGYKLMQ from the coding sequence ATGATAAAAATTTTGATGATTGAAGACGATTTGGAGCTGGCGGAAATTTTGACCGAGTTTTTAGCTAAAAGCGATATGGATGTAAAGACTGCGGAGGAGCCATATATCGGGCTTTCGACGCTAAACGTAGAAAAATTTGACCTTGTTATACTGGACCTCACGCTGCCGGGACTTGACGGCCTAGAGGTGTGCAAAGAGATTCGCAAACGCCACGACGTACCCATCATCATCTCAAGCGCGCGCCACGACATCACCGATAAGGTAAACGCCCTAGATAACGGCGCCGACGACTACCTACCAAAGCCATACGACCCGCAGGAGCTGCTAGCTCGTATCAAAAGCCACCTGCGCCGCCAAAGCGCGGTAGCGGGTGCAAATTTAAGCGGCGCAAAGGAGCCTGCGCGCGAGAAAGATATCGCGGTAGATGATTTTAAGCACGTCATCACGCTAAAAGGCGAGCCGTTAAATTTGACCGCAGCAGAGTACGACATCCTAAAATACATGCTACAAAAAGAAGGCGGCGCCATCACGCGCGAGGAGTTCATCTACAACTGCGCGAGCATCAGCGAGGACTCGACGAACAAGAGCATCGATGTCATCATCGGCCGCATCAGAGGCAAGCTAGGCGACGACCCCAAAGAGCCAAGATACATCCACGCTATCCGCGGCATCGGCTACAAGCTAATGCAGTAA
- a CDS encoding ArsS family sensor histidine kinase: protein MKRSSVFYTITFIFALALTSIFLAFLWLMDYDKQNYARELNAKYSTIARNQLFLMSGIINEKEYERQTGDFKMPEITNERQKEEILANATVLEEISADIGSSAIMIYQNHHYLKVQHVDKVLLLKDNDYQPYRYDIIKIIFSLVAIILLAAYVFVIRKLKPLRKLKRQIAKFAAGEIDEVQNVSSGNDEISEVAEAFYDAVSQIKNLNASRKLFLRNIMHELKTPITKGRLAAEMIEKSKNQERLVSVFIKLENLINEFAAVEQVTSNIALNNTKICRIDDVIDEALDIAMVDPGQVTISKLEDVNLKADFKLLAIAAKNMIDNALKYSPNKHVNITITRESIKFINEGERLSKELRHYVEPFTKGESAQKSFGLGLYIVENIIKAHKLTLGYEYKNGLNVFSFENLQNIAA from the coding sequence ATGAAACGCTCATCGGTTTTTTACACTATCACTTTTATCTTTGCTTTGGCGCTAACAAGCATATTTCTCGCGTTTTTGTGGCTGATGGACTACGACAAACAAAACTACGCGCGCGAGCTAAACGCCAAATATTCCACGATCGCTAGAAATCAGCTCTTTTTGATGAGCGGTATCATAAACGAAAAAGAATACGAGCGTCAAACGGGCGACTTTAAGATGCCTGAGATCACGAATGAGCGGCAAAAAGAGGAGATCCTGGCAAACGCAACCGTGCTTGAGGAGATATCCGCAGATATCGGCTCTAGCGCTATCATGATCTATCAAAATCACCACTATCTAAAAGTACAGCACGTGGATAAAGTCCTGCTTTTAAAGGATAATGACTATCAGCCATACCGCTACGACATCATCAAGATCATCTTTTCGTTAGTCGCGATCATACTTCTTGCCGCTTACGTTTTTGTTATCAGGAAGCTAAAACCGCTAAGAAAGCTAAAGCGCCAGATAGCCAAATTTGCCGCGGGTGAGATCGACGAAGTACAAAACGTCAGCAGCGGAAACGACGAAATTTCAGAGGTCGCGGAGGCGTTTTACGACGCTGTGTCCCAGATTAAAAACTTAAACGCGTCGCGCAAGCTGTTTTTAAGAAATATAATGCACGAGCTAAAAACGCCAATTACCAAAGGCCGCCTCGCTGCCGAAATGATCGAAAAAAGCAAAAACCAAGAGCGACTCGTGTCGGTGTTTATAAAACTCGAAAATCTCATAAACGAATTTGCCGCCGTCGAGCAAGTCACCTCAAACATCGCGCTAAATAATACTAAAATTTGCCGTATCGACGACGTCATCGACGAGGCTCTGGATATCGCGATGGTAGATCCCGGACAGGTCACCATTAGCAAGCTAGAGGACGTGAATCTAAAAGCGGACTTTAAGTTGCTGGCTATCGCCGCAAAAAACATGATAGATAACGCTCTAAAATACTCTCCAAACAAGCACGTAAATATAACTATCACGCGAGAGTCGATCAAATTTATCAACGAAGGCGAGCGGCTGTCGAAGGAACTACGCCACTACGTCGAGCCATTTACCAAGGGTGAAAGCGCGCAAAAAAGCTTCGGTCTGGGGCTCTACATCGTAGAAAATATAATCAAAGCACATAAGCTAACTCTGGGCTACGAATACAAAAACGGACTAAACGTATTTAGCTTTGAAAATCTGCAAAATATCGCGGCGTAG
- a CDS encoding potassium/proton antiporter, whose product MLETFLLFFSILLIACIVSSKVSDRFGIPSLVVFLAVGMLAGSDGLLGLDFNNRQIAQDVGTIALIFILYAGGLDTNLKSIRPVMVNGIILATLGVVLTAGMIAVLVKYLLDFNWLEALLFGSIISSTDAAAVFAILGAKEISLRNNIRPLLELESGSNDPMAIFLTVTMIQIISIATIPSVPDVALTLVKQFLLGGLMGYMFGVALPGLFNRLRLEYWGLYPVFSMAWVMLLYVLAGKVGGNGFLAVYIAGMFINKKEFAHKKNLIGFHDGIAWTMQIVIFLTLGLLVNPSQLPAVALAGAVVAFWIMFVARPMGVFLSLLLSRYNIKEKIFISWVGLRGVVPIVLATYPFGANLPNSELIFNTIFFIVFVSIIIQGMTLEKVAQKCGVKEDVVAEEVEMSNLPIFYHTLRQHTIRFDAEVVGKNLAELELPSDFLVLLIKRKGEYIKPTGSSVFEEGDLLLIQCEDENKYNETLKTFTA is encoded by the coding sequence ATGTTAGAAACTTTTTTATTATTTTTTTCTATTCTACTTATCGCTTGTATCGTCTCTAGCAAGGTTTCTGATAGATTCGGTATCCCGTCGTTAGTCGTATTTTTGGCCGTGGGCATGCTCGCGGGCTCGGACGGACTGCTGGGGCTTGATTTTAACAATCGCCAAATCGCCCAAGACGTGGGCACTATCGCGCTTATTTTTATACTTTACGCAGGCGGCCTCGATACAAATTTAAAATCCATCCGCCCCGTCATGGTAAACGGCATCATCCTAGCGACTCTTGGCGTCGTGCTAACTGCCGGCATGATAGCCGTGCTTGTAAAATATCTATTAGATTTTAACTGGCTTGAAGCCTTGCTATTTGGCTCTATCATCTCCTCGACCGACGCTGCTGCAGTATTTGCGATACTTGGGGCAAAGGAAATTTCGCTGCGAAACAACATCCGTCCGCTTCTGGAGCTAGAGTCTGGATCAAATGACCCGATGGCTATCTTTTTAACCGTCACGATGATACAAATCATCTCCATAGCCACGATTCCTAGCGTTCCGGATGTAGCGCTAACGCTGGTGAAGCAGTTTTTGCTGGGCGGGCTGATGGGATATATGTTCGGCGTCGCGCTGCCCGGGCTTTTTAACCGCCTAAGGCTTGAGTACTGGGGACTTTACCCCGTATTTTCGATGGCTTGGGTGATGCTTTTATACGTGCTAGCCGGCAAGGTCGGCGGCAACGGCTTTCTTGCCGTGTATATCGCGGGTATGTTTATAAATAAAAAAGAGTTTGCGCATAAGAAAAATTTGATCGGTTTTCACGACGGTATCGCGTGGACGATGCAGATCGTTATCTTTTTGACGCTGGGACTTTTGGTAAATCCATCTCAGCTACCGGCCGTCGCGCTTGCGGGCGCCGTGGTCGCGTTTTGGATCATGTTCGTCGCACGTCCTATGGGTGTTTTTCTCTCGCTTTTGCTTTCTAGATACAATATCAAAGAAAAGATATTTATCTCGTGGGTCGGGCTTCGAGGCGTCGTTCCTATCGTACTTGCGACTTATCCGTTCGGCGCAAATTTGCCAAATTCGGAGCTGATTTTTAACACGATATTTTTCATAGTATTCGTCTCGATCATCATCCAGGGTATGACGCTAGAAAAGGTCGCGCAAAAATGCGGCGTCAAAGAAGATGTCGTAGCCGAAGAGGTCGAGATGTCGAACCTGCCGATCTTTTACCATACTTTGCGCCAGCACACCATACGCTTTGACGCCGAAGTCGTCGGTAAAAACCTAGCCGAGCTCGAGCTTCCTAGCGACTTTTTGGTGCTACTTATCAAGCGCAAGGGCGAGTACATCAAACCTACCGGCTCATCGGTGTTTGAAGAGGGCGACTTGCTACTGATTCAGTGTGAGGACGAAAATAAGTACAACGAAACCTTAAAAACGTTTACGGCGTAA